One part of the Truepera radiovictrix DSM 17093 genome encodes these proteins:
- a CDS encoding alkaline phosphatase family protein: MHRTAHKTAVLNVVGLTPELIPHMPRVKAFADAGALATLAEVVPAVTCSAHATFLTGTLPREHGIVGNGWYFRDECEVRFWHRSDRLVAGARLWDVARSQDPTFTVANLHWRYATYSSADVVVIERPTYPADGRKLPDIYTWPHDLRPALTAELGTFPLFHFWGPNSSIKGSRWIAEAAKAVETRFDPTLSLVYLPHLDYALQRFGPDLAKVARDLRDIDAVVGDLIDFFAARGARVVLLSEYGIDFVSKPVHLNRVLRERGFLSLREELGLEVLNFGMSEAFAVADHQIAHVYVQNPARLGEVRSLLEATEGVGEVLDREGQRRYGLDHPRSGDLVVLAEPGAWFTYYYWFDDRKAPDFARTVDIHRKPGYDPVELFFDPAIKQPKLKAARILACKKLGFRYLMDVIGLDATLVKGSHGLRSRSEARAPVLITREPLRGRVLDATEVFGVILEHLGLEAPASAPRRGENLLR; this comes from the coding sequence GTCGGGTTGACGCCCGAACTCATCCCCCACATGCCGCGCGTCAAAGCGTTTGCGGACGCGGGCGCGCTCGCGACCCTCGCCGAGGTCGTGCCGGCCGTGACCTGCAGCGCGCACGCGACCTTTCTGACCGGCACCCTGCCGCGCGAGCACGGCATCGTCGGCAACGGTTGGTACTTTCGCGACGAGTGCGAGGTGCGCTTCTGGCACCGCTCGGATCGGCTAGTCGCCGGGGCGCGCCTCTGGGACGTCGCGCGCTCACAAGACCCCACCTTCACGGTCGCCAACCTCCACTGGCGCTACGCCACCTACTCGTCGGCGGACGTCGTGGTGATCGAGCGCCCCACCTACCCCGCCGACGGGCGCAAGCTGCCCGACATCTACACCTGGCCGCACGACCTGCGCCCCGCCCTGACGGCGGAACTCGGCACCTTTCCGCTCTTTCACTTTTGGGGCCCAAACAGCAGCATCAAGGGCAGCCGCTGGATCGCCGAGGCGGCCAAAGCCGTCGAGACCCGCTTCGACCCGACGCTGTCGCTCGTCTACCTGCCGCACCTCGACTACGCGCTGCAGCGCTTCGGGCCCGATCTCGCCAAAGTCGCGCGGGACCTGCGCGACATCGACGCGGTCGTCGGCGACCTGATCGACTTTTTCGCCGCGCGCGGCGCGCGGGTCGTGCTGCTCTCCGAGTACGGCATCGATTTCGTCTCCAAACCCGTGCACCTCAACCGCGTGCTGCGGGAGCGGGGATTTTTGAGCCTGCGCGAGGAGCTGGGTTTGGAGGTGCTGAACTTCGGCATGAGCGAGGCGTTTGCCGTCGCCGACCACCAGATCGCGCACGTCTACGTGCAGAACCCCGCGCGCTTGGGTGAGGTTCGGAGCCTTTTAGAGGCCACCGAGGGGGTCGGCGAGGTGTTAGACCGCGAGGGGCAGCGGCGCTACGGACTCGATCACCCCCGCTCCGGCGACCTGGTGGTGCTCGCGGAGCCGGGCGCCTGGTTTACCTACTACTACTGGTTCGACGACCGCAAAGCGCCCGACTTCGCGCGCACCGTAGACATCCACCGCAAACCCGGTTACGACCCGGTCGAGCTCTTTTTCGACCCCGCGATCAAACAGCCTAAGCTCAAAGCGGCCCGCATCCTCGCCTGCAAAAAGCTCGGCTTCCGCTACCTGATGGACGTCATCGGCCTCGACGCGACGCTCGTGAAAGGGTCGCACGGGTTGCGGAGCCGCAGCGAGGCGCGCGCGCCCGTGCTGATCACCCGAGAGCCCCTTAGGGGTCGGGTGCTCGACGCCACCGAGGTCTTCGGGGTGATCTTGGAGCACTTGGGGTTAGAGGCTCCCGCTTCGGCCCCGCGCCGTGGGGAGAATCTGTTAAGGTGA
- a CDS encoding Gfo/Idh/MocA family protein yields MVNATLNPLRVGIIGAGNVSNQYLRAARFFRAFTVVAIADLDAARARAQAETYGVPRACTVGELLADPEIELIINLTIPSAHAAVSTQIIEAGKSVYSEKPLATARDDARALLALAAEKGVRVGCAPDTFLGGGLQTCCKLIDDGWIGRPIAVTAFMLSRGMEMWHPDPAFFYQPGAGPLFDLGPYYLTALVNLMGPMAKVAGSAVASFPERVVTSQPNFGARIPVGTPTHVTALLTFASGAVGTLLTSFDVWASELPRIEVYGTEGTLSVPDPNTFGGPVRLKRGGAEVWSELPLTHGYTDNSRGLGVADMAHALRSGRDHRASGELAFHVLDAMQAVLEAAEAERTLELTSCAERPAPLPLGLLEGILDD; encoded by the coding sequence TTGGTCAACGCCACCTTAAACCCCCTTCGCGTCGGTATCATCGGCGCGGGTAACGTCAGCAACCAGTACCTCAGAGCGGCGCGCTTTTTCCGCGCCTTTACCGTGGTGGCCATTGCCGACCTCGACGCGGCGCGGGCCCGCGCGCAGGCCGAGACCTACGGCGTGCCACGGGCCTGCACCGTCGGTGAGCTGCTCGCCGACCCCGAGATCGAGCTCATTATCAACCTCACCATCCCGAGCGCCCACGCCGCGGTGAGCACCCAGATCATCGAGGCGGGCAAATCGGTCTACAGCGAAAAACCCCTCGCGACGGCGCGCGACGACGCGCGGGCGCTGCTCGCGCTCGCTGCGGAGAAGGGGGTGCGGGTCGGCTGCGCCCCCGACACCTTTTTAGGGGGCGGTCTGCAGACCTGCTGCAAGCTCATCGACGACGGTTGGATCGGTCGGCCGATTGCGGTGACCGCCTTTATGCTCAGCCGCGGGATGGAGATGTGGCACCCCGACCCGGCCTTTTTCTACCAGCCGGGCGCGGGGCCGCTCTTCGACCTGGGGCCTTACTACCTCACGGCGCTCGTCAACCTCATGGGGCCTATGGCCAAGGTCGCCGGGTCGGCGGTGGCGAGCTTTCCGGAGCGCGTCGTCACCAGCCAGCCGAACTTCGGCGCGCGCATCCCCGTGGGCACCCCGACGCACGTCACGGCCCTTTTGACCTTCGCCTCCGGGGCGGTCGGCACCCTCCTCACGTCGTTTGACGTGTGGGCCTCGGAGCTGCCGCGCATCGAGGTCTACGGTACCGAGGGGACCCTATCGGTGCCCGACCCCAACACCTTCGGCGGCCCCGTGCGGCTCAAGCGGGGGGGCGCGGAGGTCTGGAGCGAGCTGCCCCTCACGCACGGCTACACCGACAACAGCCGCGGTCTGGGCGTCGCCGACATGGCGCACGCGCTCCGCTCCGGCCGCGACCACCGGGCGAGCGGCGAGCTGGCCTTTCACGTGCTCGACGCGATGCAGGCGGTTTTGGAGGCCGCCGAAGCCGAGCGCACCCTCGAGCTCACGAGCTGCGCCGAACGCCCCGCGCCCTTGCCGCTAGGTTTACTCGAAGGGATTCTCGATGACTGA
- a CDS encoding sugar phosphate isomerase/epimerase family protein, with product MTDAKPYRARLAVQLYTLRNLELPLEEVLKEVAAAGYAGVETVGTQGADAETLRRALEASGLVVASSHVALAELERDLKGVLAFQKAVGNDTVVVPYVGPGERAEDAGAWRAFGARLGALGERCRDKGVTLLYHNHDFEMALLDGKTALEHLLDGAPEGTLGIELDLAWVVRGGRDPLQLLETFSGKLTRVHVKDVAPAGENEDEDGWADVGYGTLDWQSLLSAAEAAGAAWFVVEHDAPKDPLGSIRRSAAYLKGRW from the coding sequence ATGACTGACGCTAAGCCCTACCGCGCCCGACTCGCCGTGCAGCTCTACACCCTCAGAAACCTCGAGCTGCCCCTTGAGGAGGTGCTCAAAGAGGTCGCGGCCGCCGGGTACGCGGGCGTCGAGACCGTCGGGACGCAGGGCGCCGACGCCGAGACGCTGCGGCGCGCGCTCGAGGCGAGCGGCTTGGTGGTCGCCTCGAGCCACGTCGCGTTGGCTGAGCTCGAGCGCGACCTTAAGGGCGTGCTGGCCTTTCAAAAAGCGGTGGGCAACGACACCGTCGTCGTGCCCTACGTGGGTCCCGGCGAGCGCGCCGAGGACGCTGGGGCGTGGCGCGCTTTCGGCGCGCGCCTCGGCGCGTTGGGGGAGCGTTGCCGGGACAAAGGGGTAACGCTCCTTTACCACAACCACGACTTCGAGATGGCTCTCTTGGACGGTAAGACGGCCCTAGAGCACCTGCTGGACGGCGCTCCTGAGGGCACCTTGGGCATCGAGCTCGACCTCGCTTGGGTGGTGCGCGGCGGCCGCGACCCGCTGCAGCTGCTTGAGACCTTCTCGGGCAAGCTCACCCGCGTGCACGTCAAGGACGTCGCGCCGGCGGGCGAGAACGAGGACGAAGACGGTTGGGCCGACGTGGGGTACGGCACGCTCGACTGGCAGAGCCTGCTGAGCGCCGCCGAAGCGGCTGGAGCGGCGTGGTTCGTGGTCGAGCACGACGCCCCCAAAGACCCCCTGGGGAGCATCCGGCGCTCGGCGGCGTACCTCAAGGGCCGGTGGTGA
- a CDS encoding M42 family metallopeptidase, with protein MDSSVALDMELLKQLSEVGGVPGREERVRALLRGALEGHVDSLEEDALGNLVAVKTSKKKKAKRVMLSAHMDEIGFYVRFVDDAGFLRVHNVGGFDTRNLFARAVTVHAKEGDLIGVLNPAVKPVHLSTPEERKKVPELAEFAVDLGLSAEEVRARVRLGDPVTLRQPFVDLGAVVTGKALDDRVNCFILAQLLRQLDKPSHHVCAVFSVQEEVGLRGATTSAYALEPDIGIALDTTLAVDTPGAPPEGRVTQLGGGVALKVMDSASISTRWLLDAFAALAEERGVPYQLEVLPLGGTDAGAIQRSRKGVATLTLSIPSRYVHTVTEMVAKRDVEASLALLKAYLQG; from the coding sequence ATGGACAGTAGCGTGGCGCTCGACATGGAGCTTTTAAAGCAGCTCTCCGAGGTCGGCGGCGTGCCGGGGCGTGAGGAGCGGGTGCGCGCGCTTTTGCGGGGGGCCCTGGAGGGGCACGTAGACAGCCTCGAGGAGGACGCCTTGGGCAACCTCGTGGCGGTCAAAACGTCCAAAAAGAAAAAGGCCAAGCGGGTGATGCTGAGTGCGCACATGGACGAGATCGGCTTCTACGTGCGCTTTGTGGACGACGCGGGTTTTTTGCGCGTGCACAACGTCGGCGGTTTCGACACCCGCAACCTCTTCGCGCGGGCTGTGACGGTCCACGCGAAGGAGGGCGACCTCATCGGGGTGCTCAACCCGGCGGTGAAACCGGTGCACCTCTCCACCCCCGAGGAGCGCAAAAAGGTGCCGGAGCTCGCCGAGTTCGCCGTGGACCTAGGCCTCAGCGCGGAGGAGGTGCGCGCGCGTGTGCGCCTGGGCGATCCCGTGACGCTGCGGCAACCGTTCGTTGACCTCGGCGCGGTCGTCACCGGCAAGGCGCTCGACGACCGCGTCAACTGCTTTATCCTGGCGCAGCTGCTACGGCAGCTCGACAAACCCAGCCATCACGTTTGCGCCGTCTTTAGCGTGCAGGAGGAGGTGGGGTTGCGCGGCGCCACGACGAGCGCCTACGCGCTCGAGCCCGACATCGGGATCGCGCTCGACACCACGCTCGCCGTGGACACCCCCGGCGCGCCCCCCGAGGGGCGGGTGACGCAGCTGGGCGGCGGCGTGGCGCTCAAGGTCATGGACTCAGCCAGCATCAGCACCCGCTGGCTGTTAGACGCCTTCGCGGCGCTCGCGGAGGAGCGCGGCGTGCCCTATCAGCTCGAGGTCCTGCCCCTAGGCGGCACCGACGCGGGGGCGATCCAGCGCTCGCGCAAAGGCGTCGCCACGCTCACCCTGTCGATCCCCTCGCGCTACGTCCACACCGTGACGGAGATGGTCGCCAAGCGCGACGTCGAGGCGTCGCTCGCGCTGCTTAAGGCGTACCTGCAGGGGTAG
- a CDS encoding Kelch repeat-containing protein → MTVRLFAPLVVLALLSACSEPLTLEPLAEGLSWARRAASPTALYESQGLAVGDTLYVFGGFYNSRIQATTKSYAFHAPTKRWRALRPLPEAVTHAGQAAYGDDIYLAGGFLGDHPGPPSNRVWIYDTKRDRWRRGPPLPQARGGGALVALGGTLHFFGGAVREGHRYRYDSPDHWTLDVKGGSTTWRRAAPLPRARNHLAGVALGGKLYAVGGQRLGDEVNRNLRLVHAYDPARDRWRRVADLPYPVGHIGASSFAHKGRLIVVGGTTQGRRRVASVVAYDPARDRWSHLTPLPEGRSSPVAGAIGGHLYVTTGMRGGPQATTWMGRFR, encoded by the coding sequence ATGACTGTCCGGTTGTTTGCCCCGCTCGTCGTCTTAGCGCTCCTTAGCGCCTGCTCGGAGCCGCTAACGCTCGAGCCGCTCGCCGAGGGGCTCAGTTGGGCGCGGCGCGCCGCCTCGCCGACCGCCCTGTACGAATCGCAGGGGCTCGCGGTGGGCGACACGCTCTACGTCTTCGGGGGGTTTTACAACTCCCGGATCCAAGCGACCACCAAGAGCTACGCCTTTCACGCCCCCACCAAACGGTGGCGCGCCCTCAGACCGCTGCCGGAGGCGGTGACGCACGCCGGACAAGCCGCCTACGGCGACGACATCTATCTGGCGGGGGGCTTTCTCGGCGATCACCCGGGCCCACCTAGCAACCGCGTGTGGATCTACGACACCAAACGCGACCGCTGGCGCCGGGGGCCCCCGTTGCCCCAAGCGCGCGGCGGGGGGGCGCTCGTCGCCCTCGGCGGCACCCTCCACTTTTTCGGGGGGGCCGTGCGCGAGGGACACCGCTACCGCTACGACAGCCCCGATCACTGGACGCTCGACGTCAAGGGGGGGAGCACAACCTGGCGCCGCGCCGCGCCCCTGCCGCGGGCGCGCAACCACCTCGCCGGGGTGGCGCTGGGGGGCAAGCTCTACGCCGTCGGTGGGCAGCGCCTCGGCGATGAGGTGAACCGCAACCTGCGCCTCGTCCACGCGTACGACCCCGCGCGTGACCGCTGGCGCCGCGTCGCCGATCTGCCGTATCCAGTCGGGCACATCGGCGCCTCGAGCTTCGCGCATAAAGGGCGCCTTATCGTCGTGGGGGGCACCACGCAGGGGCGCAGGCGGGTCGCGAGCGTCGTCGCTTACGACCCCGCGCGCGACCGTTGGAGCCACCTCACTCCGCTCCCCGAAGGGCGCTCGTCGCCGGTCGCGGGTGCTATCGGCGGCCACCTCTACGTCACCACGGGGATGCGCGGCGGACCGCAGGCGACCACCTGGATGGGGCGCTTTAGATAG
- a CDS encoding 2-oxoglutarate dehydrogenase E1 component — MLLNPSSLAFVEALYESFLEDPSSVSDAWRRYFEHNGRNGLGGAYRRPTFAPRSLFNPAPSVAAAPARGEASDAALQQRVGRLVRNYRVRGHIMAQLDPLGMPKAERPPELDPAYYGLEGDLERKVAPDTIPGTGELSVREVIERLQNTYCRSIGAQFMHIDDLAVRKWLQRRMETTENRLELSREEQIRILTKLTDAVIFEEFIQKKYVGVKSFSLEGGESLIPLLDLAIEKAGAQGIKEIVFGMAHRGRLNVLANIMGKSPKQIFREFDDRDAESYRGRGDVKYHLGYSSDWETAEKGSVHLSLCFNPSHLEFVNPVAMGRLRAKQDRVGDRAREQGLTILIHGDAAFIGEGVVQESLNLSELPGYRVGGTLHVIVNNQIGFTTGPSDARSSVYASDVAKMLQVPIFHVNGEDPEAVAQVVNLALDFRREFKRDVVIDLYCYRKYGHNEGDEPAFTQPLLYSAIRKRKGVREGYMERLLKLGKITQEDADKIADARRDLLERELSAARAEDFKPSYQAFEGLWANYRGGCDAEVPEVDTGFPEARLGELLRAQNRFPEGFTPHPKLKRMLDGRLQMASGERPLDWAAGELLAYASLVTSGTPVRLTGQDSLRGTFSHRHAALFDVKTGQPYLPLQHLAPDQAPLEIYNSPLSEAGVLGFEYGYSLDYPDGLVIWEAQFGDFANAAQVIIDQFIASGEEKWRRLSGLVMLLPHGFEGQGPEHSSARLERFLQLCASDNMQVVYPTTPAQIFHLLRRQVLRPWRKPLVVMSPKSLLRHPKAVSPLSDLAEGAFQRVIGDPEVDPAEVRRVLLCSGKVFYDLAAQREAAGRQDVAIIRLEQLYPLSEEVLERALAPFDRAASVRWVQEEPANMGAWSYLRVRFGDTLLGRPFSGLSRPAAASPATGSGGAHKLEQQELLNAAFAD, encoded by the coding sequence TTGCTGCTCAACCCGTCGAGCCTCGCGTTTGTCGAGGCGCTCTACGAGAGCTTTTTGGAGGACCCCAGCTCAGTAAGCGACGCGTGGCGGCGCTACTTTGAACACAACGGCCGCAACGGCCTCGGTGGGGCGTACCGCAGACCCACCTTCGCGCCGCGGAGCCTTTTTAACCCCGCGCCGAGCGTCGCCGCCGCGCCCGCGCGGGGTGAGGCGAGCGACGCGGCGTTGCAGCAGCGTGTCGGACGGCTTGTGCGCAACTACCGCGTGCGCGGCCACATCATGGCGCAGCTCGACCCCTTGGGGATGCCCAAGGCCGAAAGGCCGCCCGAACTCGACCCGGCCTACTACGGGTTAGAGGGGGACCTAGAGCGCAAGGTCGCCCCCGACACCATCCCCGGCACCGGCGAGCTGAGCGTGCGCGAGGTGATCGAGCGGTTGCAAAACACCTACTGCCGCTCGATCGGCGCGCAGTTTATGCACATCGACGACCTCGCGGTGCGCAAGTGGTTGCAGCGCCGGATGGAGACGACCGAAAACCGTTTGGAGCTCTCCCGTGAGGAGCAGATCCGCATCCTTACCAAGCTCACCGACGCGGTCATCTTCGAGGAATTCATCCAGAAAAAGTACGTGGGCGTCAAGAGCTTTTCGCTCGAGGGGGGCGAGAGCCTGATTCCGCTGCTCGACCTCGCGATCGAAAAGGCGGGCGCTCAGGGGATCAAAGAGATCGTCTTCGGGATGGCGCACCGCGGCCGCCTCAACGTCTTGGCCAACATCATGGGCAAGAGCCCCAAGCAGATCTTTCGCGAGTTCGACGACCGCGACGCCGAGAGCTACCGTGGCCGCGGCGACGTGAAGTATCACCTGGGGTACTCGAGCGATTGGGAAACGGCCGAGAAGGGGAGCGTGCACCTCTCGCTCTGCTTTAACCCCTCGCACCTGGAGTTCGTCAACCCGGTCGCCATGGGTCGCTTGCGCGCCAAACAAGACCGCGTCGGCGACCGCGCGCGCGAGCAGGGGCTCACCATCTTGATCCACGGCGACGCCGCCTTTATCGGCGAGGGGGTGGTGCAAGAGAGCCTCAACTTGAGCGAGCTCCCCGGCTACCGCGTCGGCGGCACCCTGCACGTGATCGTCAACAACCAGATCGGTTTTACCACCGGTCCCAGCGACGCGCGCAGCAGCGTCTACGCTTCGGACGTCGCCAAGATGCTGCAGGTGCCTATCTTTCACGTCAACGGCGAGGACCCCGAGGCGGTCGCGCAGGTCGTCAACTTGGCGCTCGACTTCCGCCGCGAGTTCAAGCGGGACGTGGTCATCGACCTCTACTGCTACCGCAAGTACGGCCACAACGAGGGCGACGAACCCGCCTTTACCCAGCCGCTGCTCTACAGCGCCATCCGCAAACGCAAAGGGGTGCGCGAGGGGTACATGGAGCGCCTCCTAAAGCTCGGCAAGATCACCCAAGAGGACGCCGACAAGATCGCCGACGCGCGGCGCGACCTCCTCGAGCGGGAGCTCTCGGCCGCCCGCGCCGAGGACTTTAAACCCTCGTACCAAGCCTTCGAGGGGCTCTGGGCGAACTACCGGGGGGGGTGCGACGCCGAGGTGCCCGAGGTCGACACGGGGTTCCCCGAAGCGCGCCTCGGCGAGCTCTTGCGGGCGCAAAACAGGTTTCCCGAAGGCTTTACGCCCCACCCCAAGCTCAAACGGATGCTGGACGGACGCCTGCAGATGGCCTCCGGCGAGCGCCCCCTCGACTGGGCGGCCGGCGAGCTGCTCGCCTACGCCAGCCTCGTGACGAGCGGCACGCCCGTACGCCTGACGGGCCAGGACTCGCTGCGCGGCACCTTTAGCCACCGCCACGCGGCGCTCTTTGACGTCAAGACGGGGCAGCCCTACCTGCCGCTGCAGCACCTCGCGCCCGACCAAGCGCCTTTAGAGATCTACAACTCGCCCCTCTCGGAGGCGGGCGTGTTGGGTTTCGAGTACGGCTACTCGCTCGACTACCCCGACGGCCTCGTGATCTGGGAGGCGCAGTTCGGCGACTTCGCGAACGCCGCTCAGGTGATCATCGACCAGTTCATCGCCTCCGGCGAGGAGAAGTGGCGCCGCCTGTCGGGGCTCGTGATGCTCTTGCCGCACGGTTTCGAGGGTCAGGGGCCGGAGCACTCCTCGGCGCGTCTGGAGCGCTTTTTGCAGCTCTGCGCCTCGGACAACATGCAGGTCGTCTACCCGACGACGCCCGCGCAGATCTTTCACCTGCTGCGGCGCCAGGTCCTGCGCCCGTGGCGCAAACCGCTGGTGGTGATGTCGCCCAAGAGCCTCCTGCGTCACCCCAAAGCGGTGTCACCCCTTAGCGACCTCGCCGAAGGCGCTTTTCAGCGCGTTATCGGCGACCCCGAGGTGGACCCCGCCGAGGTGAGGCGCGTTTTGCTCTGCTCGGGCAAGGTGTTTTACGACTTAGCGGCGCAGCGCGAAGCGGCGGGGCGTCAAGACGTCGCGATCATCCGGCTCGAGCAGCTCTACCCGCTCTCCGAGGAGGTGCTCGAGCGGGCGCTCGCCCCCTTCGACAGAGCGGCGAGCGTGCGGTGGGTGCAAGAGGAGCCCGCCAACATGGGCGCTTGGAGCTACCTGCGCGTCAGGTTTGGCGACACGCTCTTGGGGCGCCCGTTCTCCGGTCTCTCTCGGCCCGCCGCCGCGAGCCCCGCGACGGGTTCGGGGGGCGCGCACAAGCTCGAGCAGCAGGAACTTCTAAACGCCGCGTTCGCCGACTAG
- the odhB gene encoding 2-oxoglutarate dehydrogenase complex dihydrolipoyllysine-residue succinyltransferase codes for MAIELKVPEVGESITEVFIGTWLKEEGETVEKDEALVEVETDKATLEVPAPSAGTLSKVLKKQGESATVGEVIAHISAAGEAEAPAPTPAEAEAAPDDEAAPAADAAPRATDAKEAPEMAFDPKPSEAIDAQAGAQAAGDRAAEPLGGHVMPAAQRLLDEHGVKARDVRATGPGGRLLKEDVQRYLEARQAAPLTQAPTKEAPAREAPPKREAPAPEGDRQEEAVPMSPLRRRIAERLVEAQRTAALLTTFNEVDMSAVMALRSEFKEAFQERYEGTRLGFMSFFVKATIDALKLIPELNAEIRGTDIVYKNYFDIGVAVSSKKGLIVPVIRNAERLSFAEIERTIADFAKRSQSNKIAPEELQGGTFTITNGGVFGSLMSTPIVNPPQSGVLGMHGIFERPIALKGEVVIRPMMYIALTYDHRIVDGREAVTFLKRIKEAIENPARMLLEV; via the coding sequence ATGGCGATTGAACTGAAAGTCCCCGAGGTCGGCGAATCGATCACCGAGGTCTTTATCGGTACCTGGCTTAAAGAGGAGGGGGAGACGGTAGAGAAGGACGAGGCGTTGGTCGAGGTCGAGACCGACAAAGCGACCCTCGAGGTCCCCGCGCCGAGCGCCGGCACCTTGAGCAAGGTCCTTAAAAAGCAGGGCGAGAGCGCGACGGTCGGTGAGGTGATCGCGCATATCAGCGCCGCTGGGGAGGCTGAGGCGCCCGCCCCGACCCCCGCCGAGGCCGAGGCGGCGCCGGACGACGAGGCCGCCCCCGCCGCCGACGCCGCCCCGAGGGCGACGGACGCCAAAGAGGCCCCCGAGATGGCCTTCGATCCCAAACCGAGCGAGGCGATCGACGCGCAGGCGGGCGCGCAAGCCGCAGGTGACCGCGCGGCCGAGCCGCTGGGCGGCCACGTGATGCCCGCCGCGCAGCGCCTTCTCGACGAGCACGGCGTCAAGGCCCGCGACGTGCGCGCCACGGGTCCCGGCGGGCGGCTCCTCAAAGAGGACGTGCAGCGCTACCTCGAGGCGCGCCAAGCTGCGCCGCTCACCCAAGCGCCGACCAAAGAGGCGCCCGCCAGGGAGGCGCCGCCCAAGCGCGAGGCGCCCGCGCCGGAGGGCGACCGCCAAGAGGAAGCCGTACCGATGAGCCCCCTTCGCCGCCGCATCGCCGAGCGCCTCGTCGAGGCGCAGCGGACGGCGGCGCTCCTAACCACCTTTAACGAGGTCGACATGAGCGCGGTGATGGCTCTGCGCAGCGAGTTCAAGGAGGCGTTTCAGGAGCGCTACGAGGGGACGCGCCTAGGCTTTATGTCGTTTTTCGTCAAGGCGACCATCGACGCGCTTAAGCTTATCCCCGAGCTCAACGCCGAAATCCGCGGGACCGACATCGTCTACAAGAACTACTTCGATATCGGCGTGGCGGTGAGCTCCAAAAAGGGCCTTATCGTCCCCGTGATTCGCAACGCCGAGCGCCTCAGCTTCGCCGAGATCGAGCGCACCATCGCCGACTTCGCCAAGCGTTCGCAGAGCAACAAGATCGCCCCCGAGGAGCTGCAGGGCGGCACCTTTACGATTACCAACGGCGGGGTGTTCGGCTCCTTGATGTCGACCCCCATCGTCAACCCGCCGCAGTCGGGGGTGTTGGGAATGCACGGCATCTTCGAGCGGCCCATAGCCCTCAAAGGCGAGGTGGTGATCCGCCCGATGATGTACATCGCGCTGACCTACGACCACCGCATCGTCGACGGGCGCGAAGCGGTGACCTTCCTTAAACGCATCAAAGAGGCCATCGAGAACCCCGCGCGGATGCTTCTAGAGGTCTAG
- the lpdA gene encoding dihydrolipoyl dehydrogenase, which produces MAQHDLIVIGAGPGGYVAAIRAAQLGFDVACVEKEADLGGTCLRVGCIPSKALLESSEKFLETQGALKEHGIEVAEASLNLAAMHARKDKVVKSLTSGIAGLFKKNKVTRYEGAARFEGPNKLVVAGKNGEETLGAERIIIATGSKSVVLPGIELDGERVGTSTDALAYPEVPEHLVVIGAGYIGLELGSVWKRLGAKVTVVEYLDRILPGMDGEIAKEALKVFKKQGLEFRLGARVTSARAQGEGAVVEIDGQEPLHAERVLVAVGRQPNTDGLNVEAIGLELDARGFIPVDAHYRTKIPGIYAIGDVIGGAMLAHKAEEEGVACVEGIATGVGHVNYGAIPGVAYTEPEIASVGKTEEQLKEEGIKYKKGVFPFLANGRARALGHTEGKVKILADAETDRVLGVHIIGSRAGDLIAEAVAALEFGASAEDLARTSHAHPTLAEALKEAALAVDGRALHI; this is translated from the coding sequence GTGGCTCAACATGATCTGATCGTCATCGGCGCGGGGCCTGGGGGTTACGTGGCGGCGATCCGCGCCGCGCAGCTCGGCTTCGACGTCGCCTGCGTCGAGAAAGAGGCCGACCTCGGCGGCACCTGCTTGCGGGTCGGCTGCATCCCGAGCAAGGCGCTTTTGGAGTCCTCCGAGAAGTTTCTCGAGACCCAGGGGGCGCTTAAAGAGCACGGCATCGAGGTCGCCGAGGCGTCACTAAACCTAGCGGCCATGCACGCGCGCAAGGACAAGGTCGTGAAGTCGTTGACGAGCGGCATTGCGGGGCTTTTCAAAAAGAACAAGGTGACGCGCTACGAGGGCGCCGCGCGCTTCGAGGGGCCGAACAAGCTTGTCGTAGCGGGGAAAAATGGGGAAGAGACGCTCGGAGCCGAGCGCATCATCATCGCGACGGGCTCTAAAAGCGTCGTGCTGCCCGGCATCGAGCTCGACGGCGAGCGCGTGGGGACCTCGACGGACGCACTGGCCTACCCCGAGGTGCCAGAGCACCTGGTCGTCATCGGGGCGGGGTATATCGGGCTCGAGCTCGGCTCCGTCTGGAAGCGCTTGGGCGCCAAGGTCACGGTGGTCGAGTACTTAGACCGTATCCTGCCGGGGATGGACGGCGAGATCGCCAAGGAGGCGCTCAAGGTCTTTAAAAAGCAGGGGCTCGAGTTCCGACTCGGCGCGCGCGTGACCTCCGCTAGGGCTCAGGGGGAAGGCGCGGTGGTCGAGATCGACGGCCAAGAGCCCCTGCACGCTGAGCGCGTGCTCGTCGCGGTCGGGCGCCAACCCAACACCGACGGGCTCAACGTGGAGGCGATCGGTTTGGAGCTCGACGCGCGCGGGTTTATCCCCGTCGACGCGCACTACCGCACCAAGATCCCCGGCATCTACGCGATCGGCGACGTGATCGGCGGCGCCATGCTCGCGCACAAGGCCGAGGAGGAGGGGGTCGCCTGCGTCGAGGGGATCGCCACGGGGGTGGGCCACGTCAACTACGGCGCTATCCCCGGCGTCGCCTACACGGAGCCCGAGATCGCCTCGGTGGGCAAGACCGAGGAGCAGCTCAAGGAAGAAGGGATCAAGTACAAAAAGGGCGTCTTCCCCTTTTTGGCCAACGGCCGCGCGCGGGCTCTGGGCCACACCGAGGGCAAGGTCAAGATCCTGGCCGACGCCGAGACCGACCGCGTGTTGGGCGTGCACATCATCGGCTCGCGCGCGGGCGACCTCATCGCCGAAGCGGTGGCCGCCCTCGAGTTCGGCGCCTCCGCCGAGGACTTAGCCCGCACCAGCCACGCCCACCCGACCTTGGCCGAGGCCCTCAAAGAGGCGGCCCTGGCGGTTGACGGGCGGGCGCTGCACATCTAA